A single region of the Demequina sp. genome encodes:
- the gcvT gene encoding glycine cleavage system aminomethyltransferase GcvT, which yields MCRDGPTLPLHSEHVALGATLVDFAGWEMPVRYTGDIAEHTAVRTSAGLFDLSHMGEIAVRGADAVPFLEYALVGRMGAMGLGRAKYTMICAPDGGVIDDLVVYRRDWDHFVIVANASNKDVVLAELKERSAGFDVGIADESAGVALIAVQGPAAEAIVTEMTARDADNIASLPYYAATNVVLTGDVHAFVARTGYTGEDGFELFVSAEDAPEVWRLALAVGGERIRPCGLSARDTLRLEAGMPLYGQELTRATTPFDAGLGRVIAFGTEANSRGDFVGRAALEAARDREPSRVLVGLVGDGRRSPRTGYAVTDAGGSVIGEVTSGAPSPTLGRPIGMAYVDKGFGEQGTQVLIDVRGRGEPMTVTALPLYKRAQ from the coding sequence TTGTGCCGTGACGGCCCGACGCTCCCCCTCCACAGCGAGCACGTCGCCCTGGGCGCGACTCTCGTCGATTTCGCGGGTTGGGAGATGCCCGTTCGCTACACGGGGGACATCGCGGAGCACACCGCGGTCCGCACCTCCGCCGGCCTGTTCGACCTCTCGCACATGGGCGAGATCGCGGTGCGCGGCGCGGACGCGGTCCCATTTCTTGAATATGCCCTGGTAGGTCGCATGGGTGCGATGGGGCTCGGCCGCGCCAAGTACACGATGATCTGCGCGCCGGACGGGGGCGTGATCGATGACCTCGTGGTCTACCGCAGGGACTGGGATCACTTCGTCATCGTCGCGAACGCCTCGAACAAGGACGTGGTGCTCGCGGAGCTCAAGGAGCGGTCCGCAGGGTTCGATGTTGGCATCGCGGACGAGTCAGCCGGGGTGGCGCTGATCGCGGTCCAGGGACCGGCGGCCGAGGCCATCGTGACCGAGATGACCGCTCGCGACGCCGACAACATCGCCTCGCTGCCGTATTACGCGGCCACGAACGTGGTGCTCACGGGCGACGTCCACGCCTTCGTCGCGCGCACCGGCTACACGGGCGAGGACGGATTCGAGCTCTTCGTCTCCGCGGAGGACGCCCCCGAGGTGTGGCGGCTCGCGCTCGCGGTTGGCGGGGAGCGCATCAGGCCGTGTGGGCTCTCCGCCCGCGACACCCTCCGCCTCGAGGCGGGAATGCCGCTGTACGGCCAGGAGCTGACGCGCGCCACCACACCCTTCGACGCGGGCCTTGGGCGCGTCATCGCGTTCGGCACCGAGGCCAACTCGCGCGGCGACTTCGTTGGCCGCGCCGCGCTCGAGGCGGCGAGGGACAGGGAGCCGTCGCGGGTGCTCGTGGGGCTCGTCGGCGACGGCCGCCGCTCGCCGCGCACGGGCTACGCGGTCACCGACGCAGGCGGCTCGGTGATCGGCGAGGTCACCTCTGGCGCTCCCAGCCCGACACTGGGGCGGCCCATCGGCATGGCGTACGTGGACAAGGGGTTCGGTGAGCAGGGGACTCAGGTGCTCATCGACGTCCGCGGCCGCGGTGAGCCGATGACGGTGACAGCGTTACCGTTGTACAAGCGGGCGCAGTAG
- a CDS encoding protein phosphatase 2C domain-containing protein: MPARAWSFGFGATDAGPRARNEDSFCAAPPVYVVADGMGGHAAGADASAAVVRVFAQLANLPVITPDHVAVAVQDAQIAVVEVSRTVRGHSGSTLAGVIGVEHNGEAWWMVINVGDSRVYRLADGAIDQLTVDHSHVQELMDAGEITAAEAAVHPDRNVVTRAIGDGDFAFDAWLVPVMPGERLVVASDGLTKVLSEARIAEIISLAGDDAASRLVGAALLANTSDNVTAIVAEAEGVVTRPGADPFPWRVWTQEARDDDTTQTTRVRVWA, translated from the coding sequence ATGCCCGCCCGGGCCTGGAGCTTTGGGTTCGGCGCTACGGACGCCGGGCCGCGAGCGCGCAATGAGGACTCGTTCTGCGCCGCCCCGCCGGTCTACGTTGTCGCGGACGGCATGGGCGGCCACGCCGCCGGCGCCGACGCCAGCGCCGCCGTCGTTCGCGTGTTCGCGCAGTTGGCGAACCTGCCCGTGATCACCCCAGACCACGTGGCGGTCGCCGTGCAGGACGCCCAGATCGCGGTGGTAGAGGTCTCCCGGACCGTACGCGGCCACTCCGGAAGCACGCTCGCCGGCGTCATCGGCGTTGAGCACAACGGCGAGGCGTGGTGGATGGTCATCAATGTTGGCGACTCGCGGGTCTACCGACTCGCGGACGGCGCGATCGACCAGCTCACCGTGGACCACTCGCACGTGCAGGAGCTCATGGATGCAGGTGAGATCACGGCGGCTGAGGCCGCGGTGCATCCCGACCGCAACGTCGTCACCCGAGCCATCGGCGACGGCGACTTCGCTTTTGACGCGTGGTTGGTGCCCGTGATGCCCGGCGAACGTCTCGTGGTCGCGTCCGATGGTCTGACGAAGGTGCTGAGCGAAGCGCGCATCGCCGAGATCATCTCGCTCGCCGGCGATGACGCGGCGTCGCGCCTCGTTGGAGCCGCGCTCCTCGCCAACACCTCCGACAACGTCACCGCGATCGTCGCCGAGGCCGAAGGCGTGGTCACGCGTCCCGGCGCCGACCCGTTCCCGTGGCGCGTATGGACCCAAGAGGCCCGCGACGACGACACGACGCAGACGACCAGAGTGAGGGTATGGGCGTGA
- a CDS encoding FHA domain-containing protein, with protein MLAAVLTFSAVVYAAMYVWMGFALGAVFGKIGAPTLAAWVPIRRYVEAAKAGDVPTPPIWIARAVAALCWPVFIALAALRAGDVLEPSTGLSALASTVFAFAVLSSAIAWVAWIVSANRIELRLVAQRRLAWVAAVLPPLWASLVGFGSGRPAVVGPVTGAAVAPPPVDDDATRAIQRVAAPAVQELEPADADPEAANAAEEAMTTDEEDVTGKFPRAYSPYDTSPAPADDSAQVQPAEIPPWAYDDDDATFFAKRRRARWALQVVGGEEYDLEDVTTIGREGIRPIPGVLPIVDDTRTVSKLHARLRRESDNWFITDLGSTNGTFVRDAAGNELEVKAQTEAKVQGTLLLGDLELVIVDLRGES; from the coding sequence GTGCTTGCCGCAGTCCTGACCTTCAGCGCCGTCGTCTACGCAGCGATGTACGTGTGGATGGGCTTCGCCCTTGGCGCCGTGTTCGGCAAGATCGGTGCGCCGACCCTGGCCGCATGGGTGCCGATCCGCCGCTACGTGGAGGCCGCGAAGGCGGGCGATGTGCCAACGCCGCCCATCTGGATCGCGCGCGCCGTCGCGGCGCTGTGCTGGCCCGTGTTCATCGCGCTCGCGGCGCTCAGGGCGGGAGACGTCCTCGAGCCCTCCACTGGGCTGTCCGCGCTCGCCTCGACGGTGTTTGCGTTCGCGGTGCTGAGCTCGGCGATCGCGTGGGTCGCGTGGATCGTGAGCGCCAATCGCATCGAGCTGCGTCTCGTGGCGCAGCGGCGACTCGCCTGGGTGGCGGCGGTTCTGCCGCCTTTGTGGGCGAGTCTGGTTGGATTTGGGTCAGGACGACCCGCAGTGGTGGGGCCGGTGACGGGCGCAGCAGTGGCGCCCCCGCCAGTCGACGATGACGCGACGCGCGCCATCCAGCGGGTGGCAGCACCCGCAGTACAGGAACTGGAGCCGGCTGATGCCGACCCCGAGGCCGCGAACGCGGCGGAGGAAGCAATGACAACCGACGAAGAAGACGTCACGGGCAAGTTCCCGCGGGCGTACTCCCCGTATGACACGAGCCCGGCACCGGCGGACGACTCCGCGCAGGTGCAGCCGGCGGAGATACCGCCGTGGGCGTACGACGACGACGACGCGACGTTCTTCGCGAAGCGGCGTCGGGCGCGCTGGGCGCTGCAGGTGGTCGGCGGCGAGGAGTACGACCTCGAGGACGTCACGACGATCGGCCGCGAGGGGATCCGGCCCATTCCTGGGGTGCTCCCGATCGTGGACGACACTCGCACGGTGTCCAAGTTGCACGCCCGCTTGCGCCGGGAGTCCGACAACTGGTTCATCACCGACCTCGGCTCCACCAACGGCACGTTCGTGCGGGACGCGGCTGGAAACGAGCTCGAGGTGAAGGCGCAGACGGAGGCCAAGGTCCAGGGCACCCTGCTCCTCGGAGACCTCGAACTCGTCATCGTGGACCTGCGAGGGGAGTCCTGA
- a CDS encoding transglutaminase domain-containing protein, whose product MNNDRTTTLTFTLLNAAFMVAVAAVAAWALFPVYGSGRYVAVVAAGIGIGALIAVAGARLRLSGFAVSGAVGIAFVIIGLALAVPGFTSGTTALDAAMRELIRGPVTGWKDIVTLPLPLGQYGSTLVPALALLLAGTALATWLTVKARRWWSLAAAVGVLMVATAIIVGPATRSLPLTLAPYGVYLNREFLVGLAAFALLLGWLGWRAGYARRSALASTASEARLAPSVRVRTASTAAMATVMVVVAVTVAAIVAGPVAAETPRDVARSVIDPRVVVDSSVAPLAAYRNFFSDTGYDEPLFTVKVTKGEVSRVRVATLAYFTGDEFTAAAPANAAPARYERLPSGIAAPSDSTAVSAQITIDAESGIWVPLVGELGSVSFRGDRSGVLTDSFYYQPDTASGLVTASTGVAKGDTYVVEAYVPTRVPSLAALGQAPGGDVIDSSLIPPSLSDWVTRQGVSNDGAGLAVLVERLRERGYLSHALTEPTSTAKWESALGAYAFASSAAGHSYDRIDRMFTELTARESEAAANGDKSFVAAVGDDEQFATAVALIAADLGFSSRVVLGARLAETDPSGWTVPVCPNGVCSGQNMAVWTEVESASGAWVPVDVTPQHSVSPSPDEQQQQDPKFASDLDPQRAKPIVPPSSQRGGGAETNPPVPSEEGVWGWLAPILTAAGISLLAVLILVGPLIAIAIWKSLRRRRRRRAEPRDAIHHGWDEYVDNAVDSGLTPLPLATRLETARAYGSANGEKLARLTDAATFGSGEAADADADEFWRLVSADRRAWLSGRGFWRRMRMRLSVRSMFNSVAYQAPAATPESTTLVAHAQPRGGA is encoded by the coding sequence ATGAACAACGACCGCACGACGACGCTCACGTTCACGCTCCTGAACGCGGCCTTCATGGTGGCTGTAGCCGCCGTGGCCGCGTGGGCCCTGTTCCCCGTGTACGGCTCCGGGAGGTACGTCGCCGTGGTCGCCGCGGGCATCGGCATCGGGGCGCTCATCGCGGTGGCGGGCGCGCGGCTCCGACTCAGCGGCTTCGCGGTCTCCGGGGCCGTGGGGATCGCATTCGTGATCATCGGCCTTGCGTTGGCCGTCCCCGGGTTCACGAGTGGCACCACGGCGCTCGACGCGGCGATGCGCGAGCTGATTCGCGGGCCCGTGACCGGGTGGAAGGACATCGTCACCCTTCCCCTTCCGCTGGGCCAGTACGGCTCCACTCTCGTGCCCGCGCTCGCTTTGCTCCTCGCCGGCACGGCTCTGGCGACCTGGCTCACCGTCAAGGCCCGACGCTGGTGGAGCCTCGCGGCAGCCGTAGGCGTCCTCATGGTCGCGACGGCAATCATCGTTGGGCCGGCTACGCGGTCATTGCCGCTCACGCTCGCCCCCTACGGGGTCTATCTCAATCGTGAGTTCCTGGTTGGGCTGGCGGCGTTCGCGCTGCTGCTCGGCTGGTTGGGCTGGCGCGCGGGGTACGCGCGCAGGAGCGCCCTCGCGAGCACGGCGAGCGAGGCCCGGCTCGCTCCCTCCGTGCGGGTGCGCACGGCGTCCACGGCCGCAATGGCGACGGTCATGGTGGTGGTGGCCGTGACGGTGGCCGCGATCGTCGCGGGGCCAGTGGCCGCGGAAACGCCGCGCGACGTTGCCCGGTCCGTCATAGACCCTCGCGTTGTCGTCGACTCGTCCGTGGCCCCGCTCGCGGCCTACCGGAACTTCTTCTCCGATACCGGCTACGACGAGCCGCTCTTCACGGTGAAGGTGACGAAGGGCGAAGTCTCGAGGGTGCGCGTGGCCACGCTCGCCTATTTCACGGGAGACGAGTTCACCGCGGCCGCTCCGGCCAATGCGGCGCCCGCGCGCTACGAGCGACTGCCATCCGGGATCGCGGCGCCGAGCGACTCCACCGCGGTGAGTGCGCAGATCACGATCGATGCCGAGTCTGGGATCTGGGTGCCGCTCGTCGGCGAGCTCGGCTCGGTGTCGTTCCGCGGCGACAGGTCCGGCGTGCTCACCGACTCGTTCTACTACCAGCCGGACACCGCGTCGGGCCTGGTAACGGCCTCCACCGGCGTCGCCAAGGGGGACACCTACGTCGTCGAGGCCTACGTGCCGACGCGCGTGCCTAGCCTTGCGGCACTCGGACAGGCCCCCGGCGGCGACGTCATCGACTCGAGCCTCATCCCCCCGTCTCTCAGCGACTGGGTGACGCGGCAGGGAGTGTCCAACGACGGGGCCGGGCTCGCGGTGCTCGTTGAGCGCCTGCGTGAGCGCGGCTACCTCAGCCACGCGCTGACCGAGCCGACGAGCACGGCCAAGTGGGAGTCCGCGCTCGGCGCCTACGCGTTCGCGTCCTCGGCCGCCGGGCATTCGTACGACCGCATCGACCGGATGTTCACCGAGCTGACCGCCCGCGAGTCGGAGGCGGCCGCGAACGGCGACAAGAGCTTTGTGGCGGCGGTGGGCGACGACGAGCAGTTCGCCACGGCGGTTGCCCTGATCGCGGCGGACCTTGGCTTCTCCTCGCGAGTGGTGCTTGGTGCGCGGCTCGCGGAGACGGACCCCAGCGGGTGGACGGTTCCTGTGTGCCCGAATGGGGTGTGCTCCGGCCAGAACATGGCCGTGTGGACGGAGGTGGAGTCTGCAAGCGGCGCGTGGGTCCCCGTCGACGTCACTCCACAGCACTCGGTCTCGCCCTCGCCGGACGAGCAGCAGCAGCAGGACCCCAAGTTCGCGTCCGATCTGGACCCTCAGCGGGCAAAGCCCATCGTCCCCCCGTCCTCGCAGCGCGGTGGCGGCGCGGAGACGAACCCGCCCGTCCCGTCGGAGGAGGGTGTGTGGGGTTGGCTTGCGCCGATCCTGACCGCCGCGGGCATCAGCCTCCTCGCCGTTCTCATCCTGGTGGGCCCCCTGATCGCGATCGCGATCTGGAAGTCCCTGCGCAGGCGCCGCAGGCGCCGCGCCGAGCCCCGCGACGCGATCCATCACGGCTGGGATGAGTACGTCGACAACGCGGTGGACTCCGGTCTCACGCCGCTCCCGCTCGCGACCCGTCTCGAGACGGCGCGAGCGTATGGGAGCGCGAACGGCGAGAAGCTCGCGCGGCTCACGGACGCGGCGACTTTCGGCTCCGGCGAGGCGGCGGACGCCGACGCCGACGAATTCTGGCGCTTGGTGTCCGCCGACCGCAGGGCCTGGCTCTCCGGCAGGGGCTTCTGGCGGCGCATGCGCATGCGCCTGTCGGTGCGGTCCATGTTCAACTCGGTCGCGTACCAGGCGCCGGCCGCGACCCCAGAGTCGACAACGCTCGTCGCTCACGCGCAGCCGCGGGGAGGTGCGTGA
- a CDS encoding DUF58 domain-containing protein, with amino-acid sequence MTAEPISATPAAPPAGPSARVRTEYVEEAQTTWVSLRVRLARTARAARAAIARAWTAVRGAVTPAGWLVVLWAVLGLVLGLALGWGEFLIGAGVAIILLLLAAPFLLGREAYEVDFTLEHDAVVAGQDAYGDIAVRSGRARLALPGRIDIPVGEGLIDFHVPLLRRGHERKERVVIPARKRGIISVGPATTTRTDPLHLLQREFRWADVRTLYIHPVTIAVPSTSMGFIRDLEGSTTRTVTSEDISFHAVRQYAPGDAQRHIHWKSTAKVGSLMVRQFEETRRSTISLVLDLDESSYASEDEFEMAVSVIGSLGVRALRDGRDVRAVLSGEVPEFARASVRALRQLRVTTPQVLLNELAGIASGSAVVELPALTRMLSEVAVDTSLAFMVTGSLAPLARLQSAALAFPADVAVATVVCDPTAEPSIHAVGHMRVLTLGLLGDLRQLLAKRARV; translated from the coding sequence ACCGGCCGGGCCGTCAGCGCGCGTCCGCACGGAATACGTCGAGGAGGCCCAGACCACGTGGGTCTCCTTGCGCGTGCGCCTCGCGCGCACGGCGCGTGCCGCGAGGGCAGCGATCGCGCGTGCCTGGACGGCCGTGCGCGGCGCGGTCACTCCCGCGGGATGGCTCGTGGTGCTGTGGGCAGTGCTTGGCCTCGTGCTCGGCCTCGCGCTCGGCTGGGGAGAGTTCCTCATCGGCGCGGGGGTCGCGATCATCCTGCTGCTCCTCGCCGCGCCCTTCCTCCTCGGTCGCGAGGCGTACGAGGTGGACTTCACACTTGAGCACGACGCCGTCGTCGCCGGACAGGACGCCTACGGCGACATCGCCGTGCGCAGCGGGCGCGCCCGGCTCGCTCTTCCCGGCCGCATCGACATTCCCGTTGGCGAGGGCCTCATCGACTTCCACGTGCCGCTCCTGCGCCGGGGTCATGAGCGCAAGGAGCGCGTCGTCATTCCCGCGCGCAAGCGCGGCATCATCTCCGTTGGCCCGGCAACCACCACCCGCACCGACCCGCTGCACCTGCTGCAGCGCGAGTTCCGCTGGGCGGACGTGCGCACCCTTTACATTCACCCGGTCACGATCGCGGTCCCGTCCACCTCGATGGGCTTCATCCGCGACCTCGAGGGCAGCACCACCCGGACCGTCACGAGCGAGGACATCTCGTTCCACGCCGTGCGCCAGTACGCTCCCGGCGACGCCCAGCGCCACATCCACTGGAAGTCGACGGCGAAGGTCGGCTCCCTGATGGTGCGCCAGTTCGAGGAGACGCGCCGCTCGACGATCTCACTCGTGCTCGATCTCGACGAGTCGTCCTACGCCTCCGAGGACGAGTTCGAGATGGCGGTCAGCGTGATCGGCTCTCTCGGGGTGCGTGCGCTTCGCGATGGGCGTGACGTCCGGGCAGTGCTCAGTGGCGAGGTGCCAGAGTTCGCGCGCGCGAGCGTCCGCGCGCTTCGCCAGCTCAGGGTGACCACGCCGCAAGTCCTGCTCAACGAGCTTGCCGGCATAGCGTCGGGCAGTGCAGTCGTGGAACTGCCGGCGCTCACGCGCATGCTGAGCGAGGTGGCCGTCGACACCTCGCTGGCGTTCATGGTGACCGGGTCCCTGGCGCCGCTCGCGAGGCTGCAGAGCGCCGCGCTCGCCTTCCCCGCAGACGTCGCTGTAGCCACGGTCGTGTGCGACCCGACGGCGGAGCCCTCCATTCACGCGGTGGGACACATGCGCGTGCTCACCCTTGGGCTGCTGGGGGATCTGCGTCAGCTGCTCGCGAAGAGGGCGCGCGTATGA